Proteins co-encoded in one Streptomyces sp. NBC_01283 genomic window:
- a CDS encoding pentapeptide repeat-containing protein, producing MVNFSGAVFSGGAVYFSGTALAGGTVNFDGVRFSGGRVNFHEALLSGSTVTFSDAIFSGTEFTWGAVSSPCRGLGSVWWTSSTAFVAG from the coding sequence ATGGTGAACTTCAGTGGCGCGGTGTTCTCTGGCGGTGCGGTGTACTTCAGCGGAACGGCCTTGGCTGGCGGCACGGTCAACTTCGACGGCGTGCGGTTCTCTGGCGGCAGGGTCAACTTTCACGAGGCTCTGCTCTCCGGCAGTACGGTCACCTTCAGCGACGCGATTTTCTCCGGAACCGAGTTCACGTGGGGGGCCGTTTCCAGTCCCTGCAGGGGCTTAGGGAGTGTCTGGTGGACCTCCAGTACGGCGTTCGTCGCAGGCTAG
- a CDS encoding RNA polymerase sigma factor, with the protein MELNDAGPATPVGGISDRELWARAVDGDREAFGRIFDRHGKAVYNHLFRRTADWSEAEDLTSSVFLHAWRRRSETVLDRDSALPWLLGIANGQLSNTRRRLRRVEALLHRLVSHDESVGDHADSVAVQIDDERRMSEIHRALARLPRHEREVLELCVWSGLDQQAAAAVLKVAVGTVKSRLHRARQRLGADLGGAAAPAPFSSKNPVTTKEIAR; encoded by the coding sequence ATGGAACTGAACGACGCTGGTCCCGCCACGCCGGTCGGCGGGATATCTGACCGGGAGCTGTGGGCGAGGGCCGTCGACGGCGATCGCGAGGCGTTCGGTCGGATCTTCGACCGTCATGGGAAGGCCGTCTACAACCATCTGTTCCGGCGGACGGCCGACTGGTCCGAGGCCGAGGACCTCACGTCGAGCGTGTTCTTGCACGCCTGGCGACGGCGATCGGAGACGGTACTCGACCGGGACTCGGCTCTGCCGTGGCTGCTGGGCATCGCCAATGGCCAGTTGTCGAACACCAGGCGGCGGCTGAGACGGGTCGAGGCGTTGTTGCACCGGCTTGTCTCGCATGACGAGTCGGTGGGCGACCACGCGGACAGCGTCGCCGTCCAGATCGACGACGAGCGCCGTATGTCGGAGATCCACCGGGCGCTTGCCCGGCTGCCACGTCACGAACGTGAGGTCCTTGAGCTCTGCGTCTGGTCGGGCCTTGACCAGCAGGCGGCTGCGGCGGTGTTGAAGGTGGCCGTCGGAACCGTGAAGTCCCGGTTGCACCGGGCGCGGCAGAGGCTGGGGGCCGACCTCGGCGGAGCCGCGGCTCCAGCGCCGTTCAGTTCGAAGAATCCCGTCACCACGAAGGAGATCGCACGATGA
- a CDS encoding GNAT family N-acetyltransferase → MTLTTPVLHTARLRLRPFTDAEADLLFALHSSTYVMRYWDSPPWTEHARAERFIATCRKMADEGTGARVAIDRASDGAFVGWCGLTGWDPDYRSASLGYVLDDAMWGHGFATEAAHAVLEWAFDTLDLNRVQAEADTRNVASARVLEKIGFVREGTLREDCVVNGEVSDSWVFGLLRREWRPSAVPIPAREVQR, encoded by the coding sequence ATGACTTTGACCACCCCCGTACTGCACACCGCGCGCCTGCGACTGCGGCCCTTCACCGACGCTGAAGCGGACCTTCTCTTCGCGCTGCATAGCAGCACCTACGTGATGCGCTACTGGGACTCCCCGCCGTGGACCGAACATGCCCGTGCCGAGCGTTTCATCGCAACGTGCCGAAAGATGGCGGACGAGGGCACCGGGGCGCGGGTGGCCATCGACCGTGCTTCTGACGGGGCCTTCGTCGGCTGGTGCGGTCTGACCGGATGGGACCCGGACTACCGCAGTGCGTCGTTGGGCTACGTCCTCGATGATGCGATGTGGGGCCACGGCTTCGCGACGGAGGCCGCGCACGCCGTGCTGGAGTGGGCATTCGACACGCTGGACCTGAATCGAGTTCAGGCCGAGGCCGATACGCGCAACGTGGCATCTGCCCGGGTCCTGGAGAAGATCGGTTTCGTGCGGGAAGGGACGTTGCGGGAAGACTGCGTGGTGAACGGCGAGGTATCCGACTCGTGGGTGTTCGGGTTGCTCAGGCGGGAGTGGCGGCCGTCGGCTGTGCCGATTCCAGCCCGTGAAGTGCAGCGTTAA